The Edaphobacter sp. 12200R-103 genome contains a region encoding:
- the nusA gene encoding transcription termination factor NusA, whose amino-acid sequence MASALYQSIEMLSRDKGIDPGVVIGAVEDAIALATRKYYKTQENMRAEMDRETGEIRAYVFKTVVEGPEQLEDETNQMTLEQARALAPEVEVGAELRFYKDTTPLGRIAAQMAKQVIFQKVREAERDTVYNEYAHRAGEVLTATVKRLEPMDVIFDLGKAEARMPKREQSRLEQFAVGERVRVVLLRVDRAAKGPQVIVSRAAPALVQNLFQSEVPEIYDNTVSIKAIAREAGERTKIAVQSRDKDVDPVGACVGMKGMRVQSIIRELRGEKIDIIEYSDEITTFAEKALQPAKVSRVSIIDLGEKQLEVIVDDTQLSLAIGKKGQNVRLAAKLLQWKIDIKSEEEKRQEVEQQMQAMGGGPSTPIEQVTELGESILEKLIAAGITTVESLADMTPEQLEEVPGIGEKTVEKISVAVRHYFGQYEEGEERPASAAEETGAAEEEGSMSRTPEEILAGEAGEGQAREVGGVSAEDLAAVEENDSASDAYTDADAREEQIELENDTVDTLVDESEDVSSEGIDDGRDRE is encoded by the coding sequence ATGGCAAGTGCTTTGTATCAGTCGATTGAGATGTTGAGCCGCGATAAGGGAATCGACCCTGGCGTCGTGATCGGCGCCGTCGAGGACGCGATTGCCCTGGCAACCCGGAAGTACTACAAGACGCAGGAGAACATGCGCGCCGAGATGGATCGGGAGACGGGCGAGATACGGGCTTATGTCTTCAAGACTGTGGTCGAGGGCCCGGAGCAGCTGGAGGACGAGACCAACCAGATGACTCTGGAACAGGCGCGCGCACTGGCTCCTGAGGTGGAGGTCGGCGCTGAGCTGCGGTTCTACAAGGACACGACCCCGCTGGGCCGCATCGCTGCCCAGATGGCCAAACAGGTTATCTTTCAGAAGGTTCGCGAGGCAGAGCGGGATACGGTGTACAACGAGTACGCCCATCGCGCCGGTGAGGTTCTGACCGCGACCGTGAAACGGTTGGAGCCGATGGATGTGATCTTCGACCTGGGCAAGGCTGAGGCGAGGATGCCAAAGCGCGAGCAGAGCCGGCTGGAGCAGTTTGCCGTGGGCGAGCGCGTACGCGTGGTGCTGCTGCGCGTGGACCGCGCGGCGAAGGGACCGCAGGTGATTGTGTCGCGCGCCGCTCCGGCGCTGGTGCAGAACCTGTTTCAGAGTGAAGTTCCTGAGATCTACGACAACACGGTATCGATCAAGGCAATCGCGCGCGAGGCAGGCGAGCGAACCAAGATCGCCGTGCAGTCGCGCGACAAGGATGTGGACCCGGTAGGCGCCTGCGTGGGCATGAAGGGCATGCGCGTCCAGTCGATCATCCGTGAGCTGCGTGGCGAAAAGATCGACATCATTGAGTACTCGGACGAGATTACGACCTTTGCCGAGAAGGCTTTACAGCCGGCAAAGGTGAGCCGCGTTTCTATCATCGACCTGGGCGAGAAGCAGCTCGAGGTGATTGTCGACGATACGCAGCTTTCGCTGGCGATCGGGAAGAAGGGTCAGAATGTCCGTCTGGCAGCCAAGCTGCTGCAATGGAAGATCGACATCAAGAGTGAGGAGGAGAAGCGCCAGGAGGTCGAGCAGCAGATGCAGGCCATGGGCGGCGGACCTTCGACTCCGATCGAGCAGGTGACAGAGCTGGGCGAGTCGATCCTCGAGAAGCTGATTGCGGCCGGAATTACGACCGTAGAGTCGCTGGCCGACATGACTCCGGAGCAGTTGGAAGAGGTTCCGGGCATCGGCGAGAAGACGGTCGAGAAGATTTCGGTCGCGGTGCGGCACTACTTCGGGCAGTACGAAGAAGGCGAAGAGCGTCCGGCATCGGCTGCAGAAGAGACAGGTGCTGCAGAGGAGGAGGGTTCCATGAGCAGGACACCGGAAGAGATTCTCGCTGGCGAAGCTGGAGAGGGACAGGCGCGGGAGGTCGGCGGCGTTTCGGCCGAGGATCTGGCCGCCGTCGAGGAGAACGATTCGGCCTCGGATGCCTACACCGACGCGGATGCCCGCGAGGAACAGATTGAATTAGAGAACGATACGGTCGATACGCTGGTGGATGAGTCTGAGGACGTCTCCAGCGAAGGCATCGATGATGGGCGCGACCGTGAGTAA
- the infB gene encoding translation initiation factor IF-2, whose amino-acid sequence MSKVRINDLARELEVKSKSILDALTAVGVTEKKTHSSSIEADEAEKVRAYLSGGSRASGAAASRQPERPKFDLSKVSKPGDALKAILERKQAEAAAKAAPPVVARPAVVQPPPTQATTPQQRTATPAPAASSASVTTATAPAATTPGPRKIVPQPRQAANIVAPPPAAPAIASKPPSGPVVARPAAPPPASAAGTTTPQAPSAPRPSAAAATSPVVATPAKPAAPLAPAVTPAPPQTAEAPREATPAAPPSVPNAAAPVAPAAAPEAPATPQTQAPAAGTPAPQAPAPTTPAAPARRVIMPQTGPRPIYTAPTPAPGAPPRNRPIFERPRPQGPGGRPPLPPGARRPMHPTRSFPGGSGPGGPGGRPGFGGPGGSRPGFGGPRPGFGGPRPGAPGLLPPGAVDAPAGRPAGRPAQRRGGNQRYEKSKEGPMKGFAPPPRFGGAQIPQQPLPITRTITVTEGISVKDLAEKLDIRGKDLIATLLMRGVFVTVNQSLDGELVKDVARQFGADATIITVEEQLENEAIEGFLEDTTGMTETVRSPVVTVMGHVDHGKTSLLDAIRQTDVAAGEAGGITQHIGAYKVHVNKPDSPAFGREIVFLDTPGHEAFTRMRARGAKVTDIVVIVVAADDGVMPQTLEAIDHAKAANVPIIVAINKIDKPEANPDRIKQQLAERGLQLQGWGGDVEYVEVSAKKHINLDKLEEMICLVADINEQKAQPDRPAVGTVIEAKLDRGRGVVASILVQNGTLRTGDSYIVGNTFGKVRAMFDDRGRAIADAGPSTPVEILGLEAIPDAGDTFLVMADRDRAKEIARYRTMKEREAQLAKSSRVSLEGLAEQIKQAGMKDLNLILKGDVQGSVEVLADSLEKMSTEKVRVRVLRAGVGAITESDVLLASASNAVVIGFNVRPDRKAAEIAERENVEIRIHSIIYELQDEITKAMYGLLEPVFKENYLGRAEVMNVFKITKVGQIAGCIVRDGLIKRDAQVKLERNGEVVWKGKIASLKRFKDDVPEVRQGVECGIDLGSFKDVQVGDFIEAFTTERLAAELGRTAAERKAAAAAETANA is encoded by the coding sequence ATGAGTAAAGTTCGAATCAACGATCTGGCACGTGAGCTGGAAGTAAAGAGCAAGTCCATTCTCGACGCCCTGACAGCTGTAGGCGTGACCGAGAAGAAGACGCACTCAAGCTCCATTGAGGCCGATGAGGCCGAGAAGGTGCGTGCGTATCTGAGTGGGGGAAGCCGCGCGAGCGGGGCTGCCGCGTCGAGGCAGCCGGAGCGGCCGAAGTTTGACCTGTCGAAGGTTTCCAAGCCCGGTGATGCATTGAAGGCGATTCTGGAGCGCAAGCAGGCCGAGGCCGCAGCCAAGGCAGCGCCTCCGGTAGTGGCGAGACCAGCGGTTGTCCAGCCTCCGCCGACACAGGCCACCACGCCACAACAGAGGACCGCCACACCGGCTCCTGCAGCGTCCAGCGCATCTGTAACGACGGCGACAGCTCCTGCGGCGACTACACCCGGGCCGCGAAAGATCGTGCCCCAGCCGCGTCAGGCGGCAAATATTGTTGCACCGCCTCCTGCGGCGCCCGCGATTGCGAGCAAACCGCCATCAGGGCCGGTCGTAGCTCGTCCTGCAGCGCCGCCTCCTGCATCAGCAGCGGGGACGACGACTCCGCAGGCACCATCCGCACCGCGCCCAAGCGCAGCGGCGGCCACTTCTCCAGTCGTCGCGACCCCGGCAAAGCCTGCGGCTCCGTTGGCTCCCGCAGTCACTCCAGCGCCTCCGCAGACAGCTGAAGCTCCGCGCGAGGCAACCCCGGCTGCTCCGCCTTCTGTGCCCAATGCGGCTGCCCCAGTAGCGCCTGCTGCTGCTCCGGAAGCTCCAGCTACCCCGCAGACACAGGCGCCTGCTGCTGGAACGCCAGCTCCCCAGGCACCTGCTCCGACGACGCCTGCTGCTCCGGCGCGCCGCGTGATCATGCCGCAGACGGGACCACGCCCAATCTATACGGCCCCTACTCCCGCTCCGGGAGCACCTCCCCGGAACCGGCCCATCTTTGAGCGTCCGCGACCACAGGGTCCTGGCGGACGTCCGCCGCTGCCTCCGGGAGCGCGGCGTCCGATGCATCCGACGCGCTCGTTCCCCGGCGGCTCGGGGCCTGGCGGTCCGGGAGGACGTCCGGGATTTGGAGGACCGGGGGGATCGCGTCCCGGCTTTGGAGGGCCGCGTCCGGGATTTGGAGGACCGCGTCCAGGAGCGCCGGGGCTTCTGCCACCAGGCGCAGTAGATGCTCCAGCTGGACGCCCTGCAGGGCGTCCAGCCCAGCGCCGTGGCGGCAATCAGCGCTACGAGAAGTCTAAAGAAGGCCCGATGAAGGGCTTTGCTCCGCCGCCACGTTTTGGCGGAGCCCAGATTCCGCAGCAGCCACTGCCGATCACCCGCACGATCACGGTGACCGAAGGCATCAGCGTGAAGGATCTGGCCGAGAAGCTGGACATCCGCGGTAAGGACCTGATCGCTACCCTTCTGATGAGGGGGGTCTTTGTTACGGTCAACCAGTCGCTGGATGGCGAGCTGGTGAAGGATGTCGCCCGGCAGTTCGGAGCGGATGCAACCATCATCACGGTCGAAGAGCAGTTGGAGAACGAAGCGATTGAAGGCTTCCTCGAAGACACGACCGGAATGACGGAGACCGTTCGTTCTCCGGTGGTGACCGTGATGGGTCACGTCGATCACGGTAAGACCTCACTGTTGGACGCCATCCGTCAGACTGACGTGGCGGCAGGTGAGGCGGGCGGGATCACGCAGCATATCGGTGCGTACAAGGTGCACGTCAACAAACCCGATTCGCCAGCCTTTGGCCGCGAGATCGTCTTCCTCGATACTCCGGGTCACGAGGCGTTTACCCGCATGCGTGCCCGCGGTGCGAAGGTAACGGATATCGTCGTGATCGTGGTTGCGGCGGACGACGGCGTGATGCCACAGACGCTGGAGGCCATCGATCATGCGAAGGCGGCCAATGTGCCGATCATCGTGGCGATCAACAAGATCGACAAGCCCGAGGCGAACCCCGACCGCATCAAGCAGCAGCTGGCCGAGCGCGGCCTGCAGCTGCAGGGATGGGGCGGCGATGTGGAGTATGTCGAGGTATCGGCGAAGAAGCACATCAACCTCGACAAGCTGGAAGAGATGATCTGCCTGGTCGCAGATATCAATGAGCAGAAGGCGCAGCCGGACCGCCCTGCTGTCGGTACCGTTATCGAAGCCAAGCTCGATCGCGGCCGGGGCGTGGTGGCTTCCATCCTGGTGCAGAACGGTACGCTCCGCACCGGTGACAGCTACATCGTCGGCAACACCTTCGGCAAGGTTCGGGCAATGTTTGACGATCGCGGCCGCGCCATCGCTGACGCCGGACCTTCGACTCCAGTCGAGATCCTCGGTCTTGAGGCGATTCCCGATGCGGGCGATACCTTCCTTGTGATGGCTGACCGCGACCGCGCCAAGGAGATTGCGCGCTACAGAACGATGAAGGAGCGCGAGGCCCAACTGGCCAAGAGCTCCCGCGTATCTCTGGAAGGCCTGGCAGAGCAGATCAAGCAGGCCGGAATGAAGGATCTGAACCTGATCCTGAAGGGCGACGTGCAGGGCTCGGTCGAGGTGCTGGCCGACTCGCTCGAAAAGATGTCGACGGAAAAGGTTCGTGTCCGTGTGCTGCGTGCCGGTGTCGGCGCAATCACCGAGTCCGATGTTCTGCTGGCTTCGGCCTCGAACGCGGTCGTCATCGGCTTCAACGTGCGGCCAGATCGCAAGGCTGCCGAGATTGCCGAGCGCGAGAACGTGGAGATCCGCATTCACTCGATCATCTACGAGCTGCAGGACGAGATCACCAAGGCGATGTACGGGCTGCTGGAGCCGGTCTTCAAGGAAAACTACCTTGGCCGCGCCGAAGTTATGAACGTCTTCAAGATCACCAAGGTTGGCCAGATCGCCGGCTGCATCGTCCGCGATGGTCTTATCAAGCGCGATGCGCAGGTTAAGCTGGAGCGCAACGGTGAGGTCGTCTGGAAGGGCAAGATCGCCTCGCTCAAGCGCTTCAAGGACGACGTGCCTGAGGTTCGTCAGGGAGTCGAGTGCGGTATCGATCTGGGCAGCTTCAAGGACGTACAGGTCGGCGACTTCATTGAGGCCTTTACGACCGAGCGTCTGGCAGCAGAGCTAGGCCGGACGGCAGCCGAGCGCAAGGCTGCTGCAGCCGCTGAGACTGCCAATGCATAA
- a CDS encoding HD domain-containing protein yields the protein MATSVQTALITGGVSIPDSRLAHEITEFIRDTESSLLFNHSSRVYYFGALAGQRRNLKFDADLLYAGAMFHDIGLVPAYSSTADRFEVDGANAARRFLEQHGIPVEDINHVWTAIALHTTPGIPQYMHPLVALVTAGVEMDVLGIDYAGFSEEQREAVVARYPRTAHFKEDILETFYEGIRHKPQTTFGNVKADVLADKDPEFVRGNFCQVIRQSPWRG from the coding sequence ATGGCCACTTCGGTTCAGACAGCATTGATCACTGGAGGAGTAAGCATCCCTGACAGTCGGCTTGCACATGAGATTACGGAGTTTATCCGCGATACGGAGTCGAGTCTGCTCTTCAACCATTCGAGCCGGGTGTATTATTTCGGCGCCCTTGCAGGGCAGAGGCGCAACCTGAAATTCGATGCGGATCTGCTTTATGCAGGAGCGATGTTTCACGACATCGGCTTGGTACCGGCGTACAGCAGCACAGCCGACCGCTTCGAGGTGGACGGAGCGAACGCCGCACGCAGGTTTCTAGAGCAGCACGGAATCCCTGTGGAGGACATCAACCATGTGTGGACGGCGATTGCGCTGCACACGACTCCGGGAATTCCGCAGTACATGCATCCGCTGGTTGCGCTGGTAACGGCTGGCGTTGAGATGGATGTTCTGGGAATCGATTACGCGGGCTTCAGCGAGGAGCAGCGCGAGGCCGTGGTTGCGAGGTATCCACGTACAGCGCACTTCAAAGAAGATATCCTTGAAACTTTCTATGAGGGTATACGACACAAGCCGCAGACGACCTTTGGCAACGTGAAGGCCGACGTGCTCGCGGACAAGGATCCGGAGTTTGTACGCGGGAACTTCTGCCAAGTGATTCGACAGTCACCATGGCGCGGTTGA
- a CDS encoding bifunctional YncE family protein/alkaline phosphatase family protein, with product MPLNHPLAIGIARSLSCCLLAGASLASAQTQSPQTRTPQTGNQGFTVGPAKDAAEGATAAGRITATSQVNSPDRTVGPQQDGSIVVSDNQTLTPAGKIVELGAPVRAKAIALNPNRATHTGAVLLMGSPQPIIVFDTLTGKVLQRFTPTEAGATPKGLSTGSFTGVTYSSDGRKLLFSQDNNFVVVTNVNPKTGLLTHEQRVSLPEPPADGRPYHNAKSINPGGIGFSEDNKRAYVALNVVNTLGVIDLTASPAKLIGQIPVGNVPNSVLVHGKYAYVSNEGGRPATSEDFTNYSDGTPIVVDRKDAFTITGTVSVVDLTAGKEVKTIPVGLHPAGMVISGSNLYVANAYSDSLSIIDLHTNTVTRTIKLSVPIAGGVFGSGPNGVAVTDDGKAYVTLGQANALAVVNLQGRDANPVIGYIPTAYFPTSITYDKAHKQLVVADDKGLGSRGITSNKGGVIGYNTHADMGVVNLIAEPNASELAKFSKQVFENNHWDLTMNIEVGSQYIDPHAAPVAVPKHIGEPSLIKHVFLIIKENRTYDQMLGDVPWGNGAPALAIFGSAVPNQHALVQRFPLLDNVYAPSRQSADGHPWIGMSGSFYSNDILSPDWIRSYPGGGAEDPLTYTPKGFLWTAAEAKGLTAKLYGEWSSGTTIAKKSDGSAYTWSDFYNTALCREGKAPASNCIVPDDAVKVSSAIPSAAKIMDPHYPPFNLTIPDQYRVDYWIKDFERMDAANQVPNLTILWLPDDHTAGTKEGLPYPINYQADNDLALGRMVEAISHSKVWAQSAIFVEEDDSQAGADHVDGHRQPVYVISPYTVTPQAPGQGKAIHTTYTAENINRTIENILGMQPLTQFDLVASPMFDAFQNTPDLTPYDHVAAVMPLDQGPGLPTGKTTATAYTPMQKAWLKATAEVMKGKYEKADSVDPNFLNHVTWYATTGWNRPYPGEDKVMMPGPFVKAAKKYVDDDDD from the coding sequence ATGCCCTTGAATCATCCGCTTGCGATTGGTATCGCTCGTTCGCTTTCATGTTGCCTGCTTGCAGGGGCCTCGTTGGCTTCAGCCCAGACACAATCGCCCCAGACGCGAACACCTCAGACAGGCAATCAGGGCTTCACCGTCGGTCCGGCCAAGGATGCTGCCGAGGGAGCGACCGCGGCTGGAAGAATTACGGCTACCTCCCAGGTAAACAGCCCCGATCGTACCGTTGGTCCTCAGCAAGACGGGTCCATCGTTGTATCGGATAATCAGACGCTGACACCGGCAGGCAAGATCGTTGAACTGGGCGCGCCTGTGCGGGCCAAAGCAATTGCGCTGAATCCGAATCGCGCCACGCACACCGGTGCCGTGCTGCTGATGGGATCGCCGCAGCCGATCATCGTGTTCGATACGTTGACCGGAAAAGTTCTTCAGCGCTTTACCCCGACCGAGGCGGGAGCCACTCCTAAAGGGCTCAGTACGGGTTCCTTCACGGGCGTTACTTACTCCTCGGATGGCAGGAAACTGCTCTTCAGTCAGGACAACAACTTTGTCGTTGTTACGAATGTAAACCCGAAGACGGGTTTGTTAACTCACGAGCAGAGAGTCAGCCTGCCGGAACCGCCCGCAGATGGGCGGCCGTATCACAACGCAAAATCGATCAATCCCGGCGGTATCGGATTTTCGGAAGACAACAAGCGCGCCTATGTCGCTCTCAATGTGGTGAACACACTTGGCGTCATCGACTTGACGGCGTCTCCCGCGAAGCTTATCGGCCAGATCCCTGTCGGCAACGTTCCCAACAGTGTGCTGGTGCATGGCAAATATGCCTATGTGAGCAATGAAGGAGGACGCCCTGCCACCAGCGAGGACTTCACGAACTACTCCGACGGTACACCGATTGTTGTGGACCGGAAGGACGCCTTCACCATCACCGGCACAGTCTCCGTCGTCGATCTCACGGCGGGCAAAGAGGTGAAGACGATCCCCGTCGGTCTGCATCCGGCAGGAATGGTGATCTCCGGATCCAACCTGTATGTCGCGAATGCGTACAGCGACAGCCTGTCCATCATCGATCTTCACACCAACACGGTGACTCGAACCATCAAGCTCAGCGTTCCGATCGCCGGTGGCGTCTTCGGCTCAGGTCCGAATGGTGTTGCCGTAACCGACGACGGAAAGGCCTATGTCACACTGGGCCAGGCGAATGCTCTGGCTGTCGTCAATCTCCAGGGACGCGATGCCAATCCCGTCATCGGCTATATCCCCACGGCCTATTTCCCGACCTCCATCACCTATGACAAGGCGCATAAGCAGCTTGTGGTGGCCGATGACAAGGGTCTGGGTTCGCGTGGCATCACGAGCAACAAAGGCGGTGTAATCGGGTACAACACCCATGCTGACATGGGAGTCGTGAACCTGATCGCGGAGCCGAATGCGAGCGAACTGGCAAAGTTCAGCAAGCAGGTCTTCGAGAACAATCACTGGGACCTGACGATGAATATCGAGGTTGGTTCCCAGTACATCGATCCTCACGCCGCACCGGTAGCGGTTCCGAAGCATATCGGTGAGCCGTCACTCATCAAGCACGTCTTCCTGATCATCAAGGAGAACCGTACCTACGACCAGATGCTGGGCGATGTGCCTTGGGGCAATGGCGCTCCTGCACTTGCCATCTTCGGGTCAGCCGTGCCCAACCAGCATGCCTTGGTTCAGCGCTTTCCGCTGCTGGACAACGTCTATGCTCCCAGCAGGCAATCGGCAGACGGACATCCCTGGATCGGGATGTCCGGGTCGTTCTACTCCAACGACATTCTTTCGCCGGATTGGATTCGCTCCTATCCTGGCGGCGGTGCAGAAGACCCTCTGACCTACACGCCCAAAGGCTTCTTGTGGACAGCAGCGGAGGCGAAGGGGCTGACCGCGAAGCTATACGGCGAATGGAGTAGCGGCACGACCATCGCCAAAAAATCAGATGGCAGCGCCTACACCTGGAGTGACTTCTACAACACCGCACTATGCAGGGAAGGAAAAGCTCCAGCCTCGAACTGCATCGTTCCGGATGACGCCGTCAAAGTTTCTTCTGCGATCCCTTCCGCTGCAAAGATCATGGATCCCCACTATCCTCCCTTCAATCTCACCATTCCCGACCAATATCGTGTCGATTACTGGATTAAGGATTTCGAGCGGATGGATGCTGCAAACCAGGTTCCCAATCTGACGATCCTGTGGCTTCCGGACGACCATACCGCCGGAACCAAGGAGGGGCTGCCTTATCCAATCAACTATCAGGCGGACAACGATCTTGCATTAGGCCGCATGGTGGAGGCGATCAGTCACAGCAAGGTCTGGGCCCAGTCCGCGATCTTTGTCGAGGAAGACGATTCGCAGGCCGGAGCCGACCATGTCGATGGCCACCGGCAGCCGGTCTATGTCATCAGCCCCTATACCGTGACCCCGCAGGCACCCGGGCAGGGAAAGGCGATCCACACCACCTACACGGCGGAAAACATCAACCGCACCATCGAAAACATTCTGGGCATGCAGCCTCTTACCCAGTTTGATCTCGTCGCATCGCCGATGTTCGACGCCTTTCAGAACACGCCGGATCTGACTCCCTACGATCATGTGGCCGCCGTGATGCCGCTCGACCAGGGGCCGGGGCTTCCAACCGGAAAGACCACGGCCACAGCCTACACTCCGATGCAGAAGGCATGGCTCAAGGCCACGGCCGAGGTCATGAAGGGTAAGTACGAGAAAGCCGATTCCGTGGATCCGAACTTCCTCAATCACGTGACCTGGTACGCGACGACGGGCTGGAATCGCCCCTATCCAGGAGAGGACAAAGTGATGATGCCGGGGCCGTTTGTCAAAGCCGCAAAGAAGTACGTGGACGACGACGACGACTAA
- a CDS encoding GlxA family transcriptional regulator: protein MRKVVIVGPPPVQVLDVMGPMEVFSTAPGYEVQLANPGQERSLRTHRGIVLGEATPIAEVVGPIDTLVIAGGEGAESGEFDPVFIAWVLEATGRARRIASICTGAFVLAEAGLLNGRRAVTHWNFCERLAKEYPEVRVTPDPIYLRDGNIYTSAGITAGIDLSLALVEEDHGHQMALKIARQMVMFLVRPGGQAQYSHMLSHQAGASQPLRELQVWMLEHLQENLTVEVLADRMGMSARNFTRVCLRETGMNPGQFVDRMRVEAAQQRIDSSAHGLKEIADAVGFRSTDAMRRGFVRVLGVTAAEYASRFRRQVEAKGDVLN, encoded by the coding sequence ATGCGAAAGGTTGTCATCGTTGGCCCTCCTCCAGTCCAGGTCCTTGACGTTATGGGGCCGATGGAGGTTTTCTCCACTGCTCCCGGATACGAAGTTCAGCTCGCGAATCCTGGGCAAGAAAGAAGCCTCAGGACGCATCGCGGTATCGTGCTGGGTGAAGCCACTCCTATCGCGGAGGTGGTGGGACCGATCGATACCCTGGTGATTGCAGGAGGGGAGGGAGCTGAGAGTGGAGAGTTCGATCCTGTCTTTATCGCCTGGGTCTTGGAAGCGACAGGACGAGCACGCCGCATCGCCTCAATCTGCACAGGTGCCTTTGTGCTGGCGGAGGCAGGGCTTCTAAACGGCCGGAGGGCGGTCACCCACTGGAACTTCTGCGAGCGTCTGGCGAAGGAGTATCCCGAGGTAAGGGTGACGCCGGACCCCATCTATCTTCGCGATGGAAACATCTACACCTCGGCGGGAATAACCGCGGGGATTGATCTTTCGCTTGCGCTGGTGGAAGAGGATCACGGTCATCAGATGGCGCTGAAGATCGCACGGCAGATGGTGATGTTCCTGGTGCGGCCCGGAGGGCAGGCGCAGTACAGCCACATGCTTTCGCACCAGGCAGGTGCCTCGCAGCCTTTACGCGAGCTGCAGGTATGGATGCTGGAACATCTGCAGGAGAATCTGACCGTGGAGGTGCTCGCCGACCGCATGGGCATGAGCGCACGGAACTTTACGAGAGTGTGTCTGCGCGAGACGGGGATGAATCCAGGGCAGTTCGTGGATCGTATGCGGGTTGAAGCAGCGCAGCAGAGGATCGACAGCTCGGCGCATGGACTCAAAGAGATTGCGGATGCAGTCGGGTTTCGATCGACCGATGCGATGCGCCGCGGCTTTGTGCGCGTGCTGGGGGTGACGGCAGCAGAGTATGCGAGCCGCTTTCGACGTCAGGTGGAAGCGAAGGGCGATGTCCTGAATTGA
- a CDS encoding Xaa-Pro peptidase family protein — MTATANTKELDLTAIQQTLREQKIDGWLFYDHHYRDPLAYRILGLGEGLHVTRRWFYFIPAEGEPKKLVHRIESGRLDTLPGSKSEYSSWQELEGQVGVLTSGATRIAMQYSPRNAIMYVSMVDAGTVEMVRALGKEVVSSADLVSRFEAVLNDDQIATHYVAQQKIDAVLEAGWQEIGRRVRSGGTHEFAMVEFLSEAMGREGLVWEHGPNVSVGANSADSHYEPTAASSKPMRKGDFVLIDIWGKLNRPDACYYDITWTGVVDREPTERERMIFETVRDARNAAIKVVRDAFAAGTPIAGWQADDAARGLIAKAGLAEWFTHRTGHNIGPVLHGNGANLDNLETHDERLILPKTCFSVEPGLYFPGEFGVRSEVDMMAMPERAEVTGRVQTELVRI, encoded by the coding sequence ATGACGGCCACTGCAAATACGAAGGAACTGGACCTCACCGCCATTCAGCAGACCCTTCGGGAACAGAAGATCGATGGCTGGCTTTTTTACGATCACCACTACCGCGATCCTCTGGCTTATCGAATTCTGGGGTTGGGTGAGGGCCTGCACGTCACGCGGCGGTGGTTCTACTTCATTCCCGCGGAGGGCGAGCCGAAGAAGCTGGTTCACCGGATCGAGTCGGGCCGACTCGACACTCTCCCCGGCTCAAAATCCGAATACTCGTCATGGCAGGAGCTGGAGGGGCAGGTAGGCGTGCTGACGTCGGGAGCTACGAGAATCGCCATGCAGTATTCTCCGCGTAACGCCATTATGTATGTCTCGATGGTGGATGCAGGCACGGTCGAGATGGTGCGTGCCCTGGGAAAGGAGGTCGTCAGTTCGGCGGATCTTGTGAGCCGGTTTGAGGCAGTGTTGAATGACGATCAGATTGCAACACACTATGTGGCTCAACAGAAGATCGATGCAGTCCTTGAAGCTGGGTGGCAGGAGATTGGACGCAGGGTGCGGTCCGGCGGAACCCATGAGTTCGCGATGGTGGAGTTTCTCTCGGAAGCGATGGGACGCGAGGGCCTGGTGTGGGAGCATGGGCCGAATGTGAGCGTGGGCGCGAACTCGGCGGACTCGCACTATGAGCCGACAGCGGCAAGCTCAAAGCCGATGCGCAAAGGCGATTTCGTGCTGATCGATATATGGGGAAAGCTGAATCGGCCGGACGCCTGCTACTACGACATCACCTGGACGGGTGTGGTAGATCGCGAGCCGACAGAGCGTGAGCGCATGATCTTTGAGACCGTAAGGGATGCCCGCAATGCAGCAATCAAAGTTGTTCGGGATGCGTTTGCGGCGGGTACCCCGATTGCGGGATGGCAGGCCGATGATGCTGCTCGGGGTCTGATCGCAAAGGCCGGATTGGCAGAGTGGTTCACACACAGAACCGGGCATAATATCGGCCCGGTTCTGCATGGAAATGGGGCGAATCTCGACAATCTGGAGACGCATGACGAGAGACTGATTCTTCCGAAAACATGCTTTTCGGTCGAACCGGGCCTTTACTTTCCCGGCGAATTTGGCGTCCGCAGCGAGGTCGATATGATGGCCATGCCGGAACGCGCTGAGGTTACCGGCAGGGTGCAGACGGAGCTCGTGCGGATCTAA